One window from the genome of Mauremys mutica isolate MM-2020 ecotype Southern chromosome 4, ASM2049712v1, whole genome shotgun sequence encodes:
- the LOC123369556 gene encoding olfactory receptor 1052-like, whose translation MEMGNHSEVTEFILSGLTDRPELQVPLFVVILLIYGVTLVGNGGMILLIMSDPQLHTPMYFFLSILSFCDLCFSSIISPKLLLNFLAERKSISYTVCAVQMCLSIAFADAEILLLAVMAYDRYVAICNPLLYTVTMSRQLCKQLVAGVFAVGMVDSVIYTNFIFRLSFCSSNIVRHFFCDIPALLVLSCSDTRINEIVMFVFTCLFTVGSFVPVLLSYVYIISTILQIRSTEGRRKAFSTCSFHLTVVVLFYGTLLFVYLRPPSSYSMDTDKVASVFYTLVIPMLNPLIYSLRNKEVKDAVRRAMNKLLTNS comes from the coding sequence ATGGAAATGGGAAATCACTCGGAGGTGACTGAGTTCATTCTCTCAGGACTGACAGATCGTCCGGAGCTGCAGGTTCCCCTCTTTGTGGTGATCCTACTGATTTATGGTGTCACcctggtggggaatggggggatgaTCTTGTTAATCATGAGTGATCCAcagctccacacccccatgtactttttcctcagtATTTTGtctttctgtgacctctgcttTTCCTCAATAATTTCCCCTAAGTTGCTGCTGAATTTCTTAGCCGAGAGGAAAAGCATTTCTTACACTGTCTGTGCTGTGCAAATGTGTCTCTCTATCGCTTTTGCAGATGCTGAGATCCTCTTGCTGGCTGTGATGGCATATGACCGTTATGTGGCCATCTGTAACCCGCTGCTCTATACGGTCACCATGTCCAGGCAGCTTTGTAAACAGCTGGTGGCTGGGGTGTTCGCTGTGGGGATGGTGGATTCAGTGATATACACGAATTTTATATTTCGGCTGTCATTCTGCAGCTCCAACATCGTCAggcatttcttctgtgacatcccTGCACTGTTGGTGCTTTCCTGTTCTGACACCCGCATCAATGAGATTGTGATGTTTGTTTTCACCTGCCTCTTTACAGTGGGCAGTTTTGTGCCTGTCCTCCTCTCCTATGTCtatatcatctccaccatcctgcaGATCCGCTCCACCGAGGGCCGgcgcaaagccttctccacctgctctttCCACTTGACTGTGGTGGTCCTGTTTTATGGCACCCTCTTGTTCGTGTATTTACGTCCCCCCTCCAGCTATTCCATGGACACAGACAAAGTAGCCTCAGTGTTTTACACGCTGGTGATCCCCATGctgaaccccctcatctacagcctgaggaacaaggaggtgaaggACGCCGTGAGGAGAGCAATGAATAAACTCCTAACCAATTCCTGA